The following coding sequences lie in one Spirosoma sp. KUDC1026 genomic window:
- a CDS encoding tetratricopeptide repeat protein, which translates to MKPILEQIIHQAKQLFEEKKYQEIINLLNDDCLIQYTNAALYAWRARAHARLNETEAAFSYAQKSIDIDPQLAISYLSRGNAWYGKSEYNKAISDYTEAIRLDSSEAYAFGNRGLAWYGKKEYNKAISDYTEAIRLDPKANRYVNRGLVWAEKGEYDKAISDYTEAIRLDSSEAYAFGNRGLAWYGKKEYNKAISDYTEAIRLDPKATFYNNRGNAWAEKGEYDKAISDYTEAIRLDSNESYAFYNRAITWSSKKEYQKAIADYERYVSLTNNSDDYYTQVSLSSISELKKRIENAWYDEIDSIVNKIKRLLLFENTCLTHYTSLSGARSMILGNSPFRLSEGAFLNDTSEGRELFNYLSYGISKFSADETMAKLFVERPFIGSFVADNKHNDLTLWRMYGKEALAEAKGCALTIYKREFVDNLKEQISPTGTKSEVQSQDEEQFTFYNVAYLSKNSFIIPGKKKSTEKQLNLLMNELKSKVKNLSENQKNSVTNLLNDIAYLFKSSEYQYENEVRLVVQGVGFTKKIEKEENPPKVYIELVDIVPSIKKITLGPKVERPDEWAAAFNYHIKDQLKSGGENIEIVISHLPFK; encoded by the coding sequence TGGAGAGCAAGAGCTCATGCAAGATTAAATGAGACAGAAGCAGCTTTTTCTTACGCGCAAAAATCGATAGATATTGATCCTCAATTGGCAATAAGTTATCTGTCGAGAGGTAATGCTTGGTACGGCAAGAGTGAATATAACAAAGCGATTTCAGACTATACCGAAGCCATTCGATTAGACTCAAGCGAAGCATATGCTTTTGGAAATCGAGGACTAGCATGGTATGGAAAGAAAGAATATAACAAAGCGATTTCAGATTACACTGAAGCTATCCGATTAGATCCAAAAGCAAATAGATATGTTAATCGAGGTCTTGTTTGGGCTGAGAAGGGTGAATATGACAAAGCCATTTCAGATTACACCGAAGCCATTCGATTAGACTCAAGCGAAGCATATGCTTTTGGAAATCGAGGACTAGCATGGTATGGAAAGAAAGAATATAACAAAGCGATTTCAGATTACACTGAAGCTATCCGATTAGATCCAAAAGCGACTTTTTACAATAATAGAGGTAATGCTTGGGCTGAGAAGGGTGAATATGACAAAGCCATTTCAGACTACACCGAAGCCATTCGATTAGACTCAAACGAATCGTATGCCTTTTATAACAGAGCTATTACGTGGTCCAGTAAGAAAGAATACCAAAAAGCAATTGCTGACTATGAGCGCTATGTTAGTCTAACTAATAATTCTGATGACTACTATACACAGGTTTCTTTATCCAGTATTAGTGAGCTAAAGAAAAGAATAGAGAATGCTTGGTATGATGAAATTGATAGTATAGTAAACAAAATTAAACGACTGCTGCTATTTGAAAATACGTGTTTGACACATTATACTAGTTTATCAGGCGCTAGGTCAATGATATTAGGTAATAGCCCATTTCGTTTATCGGAAGGCGCTTTTCTAAACGACACATCTGAGGGCCGGGAGTTATTTAACTATCTTTCTTACGGAATATCGAAGTTCAGCGCTGATGAGACAATGGCTAAATTATTTGTAGAAAGGCCATTTATCGGAAGCTTTGTAGCTGACAATAAACATAATGATTTAACCTTATGGCGTATGTATGGCAAGGAAGCTCTAGCAGAAGCTAAAGGTTGCGCCTTAACTATCTACAAAAGGGAATTTGTTGACAACTTAAAAGAACAAATAAGCCCGACAGGCACAAAATCAGAAGTTCAGTCACAAGATGAAGAACAATTTACCTTCTACAACGTAGCGTATTTATCAAAAAATTCATTTATAATTCCAGGAAAGAAGAAATCAACAGAAAAGCAATTGAATCTTCTTATGAATGAGTTAAAAAGCAAAGTCAAAAATTTAAGTGAAAATCAAAAAAACAGCGTAACTAATTTACTGAATGATATAGCTTATTTATTCAAGAGCTCAGAGTATCAATACGAAAATGAGGTAAGATTAGTCGTACAGGGAGTCGGTTTCACAAAAAAGATAGAAAAAGAAGAAAACCCTCCTAAAGTTTACATTGAGCTAGTAGATATTGTTCCATCAATAAAAAAGATAACTTTAGGACCTAAAGTAGAACGACCAGATGAGTGGGCAGCTGCCTTCAATTATCACATCAAAGATCAATTGAAGAGCGGGGGAGAAAATATAGAAATAGTAATCTCTCATCTTCCTTTTAAGTAA
- a CDS encoding glycosyltransferase family 4 protein, with product MKKIAFVVQRYGVEVNGGAEYYCRIMAERLAATYEVDVLTSCALEYVTWANWYPAETVTINGVRVHRFATKHERLVKQASRAEHKLKKWSQPEQWQGLNRLKMWGRALVGKSIRRYSRLWAKYQGPYTPEMITYLKRNHQQYDALIFITYLYYPTIAGLNVAPRKSIFIPTAHDEIPIYLPVFRPLFQKPRAILFLTPAERSFVHQLFKNDAIENDVVGVGIEPAKALAEQPVSEILGTDADYLLYIGRIDTAKGCDTMFDFFTRYKAEHPSPVKLVLVGQAFMLIPEHPDLLPVGFVDEPVKASLLQYAKALIMPSPYESLSMVTLESFAVGIPVIATSECAVLRDHIVGSRAGLLYRSYEEFETAVDQMLTQDSSEMAEYGRAYVRQYYTWETVLEKFDRAVDYVAG from the coding sequence ATGAAGAAAATAGCGTTTGTGGTGCAGCGGTACGGTGTTGAGGTCAACGGAGGAGCGGAATACTATTGCCGGATCATGGCCGAGCGGCTGGCAGCTACCTATGAAGTCGACGTGCTGACCAGCTGCGCGCTGGAATACGTTACCTGGGCCAACTGGTACCCGGCCGAAACCGTAACTATCAACGGCGTGCGGGTTCATCGGTTTGCGACGAAGCACGAACGGCTGGTGAAGCAGGCATCGCGCGCGGAACACAAACTCAAAAAATGGTCCCAGCCCGAACAGTGGCAGGGCCTGAACCGGCTCAAAATGTGGGGACGGGCGCTGGTGGGCAAGAGCATCCGACGCTACAGCCGGTTGTGGGCGAAATACCAGGGCCCGTACACGCCCGAGATGATTACCTACCTGAAACGCAATCACCAGCAGTACGACGCGCTGATTTTTATTACGTACCTCTATTACCCGACCATTGCCGGGCTGAACGTAGCGCCCCGTAAGTCAATCTTTATCCCGACGGCGCACGATGAAATCCCGATTTACCTGCCCGTGTTCCGGCCGCTGTTTCAGAAGCCGCGTGCCATCCTGTTCCTGACCCCCGCCGAACGCAGCTTCGTGCACCAGCTATTCAAGAATGACGCCATCGAGAACGATGTCGTGGGGGTGGGCATCGAACCGGCCAAGGCGCTGGCCGAACAACCTGTCAGTGAAATACTGGGTACCGATGCCGACTATCTGCTGTACATCGGACGGATTGACACGGCGAAAGGCTGCGACACGATGTTTGACTTCTTTACGCGGTATAAAGCCGAGCATCCGTCGCCGGTAAAGCTGGTGCTGGTGGGACAGGCGTTCATGCTCATTCCGGAGCACCCCGACCTGCTACCGGTTGGCTTCGTGGACGAGCCGGTGAAAGCGAGCCTGCTGCAATACGCCAAAGCCCTGATCATGCCCTCGCCTTACGAAAGCCTGTCGATGGTGACGCTGGAAAGTTTTGCCGTTGGCATTCCCGTCATCGCTACGTCCGAATGCGCCGTCTTACGCGACCATATCGTGGGCAGCCGGGCGGGACTGCTGTACCGAAGCTACGAGGAGTTTGAAACCGCTGTTGATCAGATGCTGACCCAGGATTCGTCCGAAATGGCCGAGTACGGCCGCGCCTACGTCCGGCAGTACTACACCTGGGAAACCGTACTAGAAAAGTTTGATAGGGCGGTGGATTACGTGGCGGGGTAG
- a CDS encoding glycosyltransferase encodes MLDRLLARRIRLSYGITVCNEAVELERLILFLLLHKDPNDQIVVLQDITQPDGWVTDVLHRYRDKLTHQSARLDGDFATFKNNLLAVATGDYLFQIDADELPRESLLHSLKSELRKQRKSDCLAVPRINLVKGLTPEWIAAWQWQVDDRGRINYPDYQVRIFKLNQGIHWKNRVHEELDGHKSCHFLPAETDEFCLMHPKDIERQKKQNEFYQRLG; translated from the coding sequence ATGCTTGACCGATTACTTGCCCGTCGTATCCGGCTGTCGTACGGGATCACCGTCTGCAACGAGGCCGTGGAACTGGAACGGCTGATTCTTTTTTTGCTGCTGCACAAAGACCCAAACGATCAGATCGTGGTGTTGCAGGACATCACCCAACCCGACGGGTGGGTAACCGACGTACTACATCGCTACCGGGATAAATTAACGCACCAAAGCGCGCGGCTTGATGGCGATTTCGCTACGTTCAAGAACAACCTCCTGGCGGTGGCGACGGGCGATTACCTGTTTCAGATCGACGCCGATGAACTACCCCGCGAAAGCCTGCTCCATTCGCTGAAAAGTGAACTGCGCAAACAACGCAAGAGCGACTGTCTGGCCGTTCCCCGCATCAATCTGGTGAAAGGACTAACACCGGAATGGATTGCTGCCTGGCAGTGGCAGGTCGATGACCGGGGGCGAATCAACTACCCGGATTATCAGGTGCGCATCTTTAAGCTTAATCAGGGAATTCACTGGAAAAATAGGGTGCATGAAGAACTGGACGGGCACAAGAGTTGCCATTTCCTGCCAGCCGAAACGGATGAATTTTGCCTCATGCACCCCAAAGACATTGAGCGGCAGAAAAAGCAGAATGAGTTTTACCAGCGACTTGGGTAG
- a CDS encoding glycosyltransferase family 2 protein, with translation MTFSLLVGLKNNLVYTQYFYTQTRLLYPNIELVFVSFNSTDGTHQWLDSLQDKRVRYYYEERDRTLSDTYNKCIELATSDYVVFAHNDMVLAPGFIEQLTALQTDEQVLFYTTVEPPIFADDPRPGKIVRDFGADVAMFQRDAFFQFAQAEQQRNEQASQTAVTTSKGIFFLSASRNLLLDIGGLDPLFNPMFCEDDDLLLRFGLKGVEMVVGLNVLCYHFVSKTSRFSEEYVNRTRQIELQSNRNFVRKWGFRNSDHSKHKYDIGLILTNGTVAALWELEPWVSTIYTDLDPAAYILEEQPTTAVDLTKKIKPLTAERNSGVLVSIDAGKAPLDQITFLSEIIYNRINKPKSALKKFWYRLFPAFTWRGYRIRIIDPTTHETRLIHKKLTYA, from the coding sequence ATGACGTTTTCCTTACTGGTCGGCTTAAAGAATAACCTGGTTTATACGCAGTACTTCTATACGCAGACCCGCCTGCTGTACCCGAACATCGAGCTAGTCTTCGTTAGCTTTAACAGCACCGACGGTACGCACCAGTGGCTCGACTCGTTGCAGGACAAGCGCGTAAGGTACTACTACGAAGAGCGGGACCGGACCCTGTCGGATACGTATAACAAGTGCATTGAACTGGCGACGTCCGACTACGTGGTCTTTGCGCACAATGACATGGTACTGGCTCCCGGCTTTATTGAACAACTGACGGCTCTGCAAACCGACGAACAAGTACTGTTTTACACTACCGTCGAGCCACCTATCTTCGCGGATGACCCGCGCCCCGGCAAAATCGTCCGGGATTTCGGGGCCGACGTGGCTATGTTTCAGCGGGATGCGTTCTTCCAGTTTGCGCAGGCTGAGCAGCAACGTAATGAGCAGGCGAGCCAGACGGCTGTTACGACCAGTAAAGGTATTTTCTTCCTGTCCGCGTCGCGAAACTTACTGCTGGACATCGGCGGGCTGGACCCGCTGTTCAACCCGATGTTCTGTGAGGACGACGATTTGCTGTTGCGGTTTGGTCTGAAAGGCGTGGAGATGGTGGTTGGCCTGAATGTGCTGTGTTATCACTTCGTCAGCAAGACGTCCCGATTTTCAGAGGAGTACGTTAACCGGACCCGGCAAATCGAGTTGCAATCCAACCGGAACTTTGTCCGTAAATGGGGCTTCCGGAATAGCGATCATAGTAAACACAAGTACGATATTGGCCTGATCCTGACTAACGGTACGGTGGCCGCCTTGTGGGAACTGGAACCCTGGGTATCGACGATCTACACAGACCTCGATCCGGCGGCCTATATCCTGGAAGAACAGCCCACGACAGCCGTTGACCTGACAAAGAAAATCAAGCCGCTGACGGCGGAACGTAACAGTGGGGTGCTGGTTTCGATTGATGCCGGGAAAGCCCCGCTCGACCAGATCACGTTCCTGTCGGAGATTATATACAACCGGATCAACAAGCCAAAATCAGCCCTTAAAAAGTTCTGGTATCGTTTGTTTCCAGCGTTTACCTGGCGTGGGTACCGAATCCGGATCATTGACCCAACGACGCACGAAACGCGTCTGATTCATAAAAAACTGACGTATGCTTGA
- a CDS encoding endonuclease domain-containing protein: MHEGQLNNLKILKPVRQALRNEATEAEKRLWQYLKGSQLGGRKFRRQHSLGLFILDFYCPAERIAVELDGLVHDQLDVRSYDEERQKAIESLGITVLRFPNEAVFLDIDQVLKTIRLQFKAD, encoded by the coding sequence ATGCACGAAGGGCAGTTGAATAATCTGAAAATTTTAAAGCCTGTCCGACAAGCGCTACGTAATGAAGCAACGGAGGCCGAAAAACGGTTGTGGCAATACTTAAAAGGAAGCCAATTGGGTGGCCGGAAATTTCGGCGACAGCATAGCCTTGGCCTGTTTATCCTGGACTTCTACTGTCCTGCAGAGCGAATAGCAGTCGAGCTGGATGGTCTTGTGCATGATCAGCTCGACGTCAGGTCTTATGACGAGGAACGGCAAAAGGCCATTGAGTCGCTGGGCATAACCGTGCTTCGCTTTCCCAATGAGGCTGTTTTTCTTGACATTGATCAGGTTCTGAAGACGATTCGACTGCAGTTTAAAGCGGATTGA
- a CDS encoding LytR/AlgR family response regulator transcription factor yields the protein MILTCIAVDDEPLALGLVCSFIEKTPFLQLAGRFSSAIEALQAMLHQPVDVVFLDIQMPDLTGLELARVLDRSTRGTPATRVIFTTAFDQFALDGFRVDALDYLLKPFNYAEFLRSATKAQHYFELRQRQDVPVTTLLPAAPVTTSEDYLFLKVEYQLVRVAYRDILYMEGLKDYVKVYRQSDPKPLLALTSLKALEEKLPVAQFMRVHRSFIVALDQINAVTRNSVQIGSATIPVSDQYKDAFGTFISRWM from the coding sequence CTGTATTGCGGTCGACGACGAACCGCTGGCGCTGGGGCTGGTTTGCTCCTTCATCGAAAAAACGCCTTTTCTGCAACTGGCAGGCCGGTTCAGCAGCGCCATCGAAGCACTGCAGGCTATGCTGCACCAACCGGTAGATGTAGTATTTCTGGACATCCAGATGCCCGACCTGACCGGGCTGGAGCTGGCCCGGGTACTGGACCGGTCGACGCGGGGTACCCCGGCCACGCGGGTGATTTTCACGACGGCCTTCGATCAGTTTGCGCTCGATGGTTTCCGGGTCGACGCACTTGATTACCTGCTGAAGCCCTTCAACTACGCCGAATTTCTGCGGTCGGCTACCAAAGCGCAGCACTACTTCGAACTGCGCCAGCGACAGGATGTGCCCGTGACTACGCTTCTCCCGGCTGCCCCCGTTACTACGTCGGAGGACTATCTGTTTCTGAAAGTTGAGTACCAGCTGGTCCGGGTGGCCTACCGCGACATTCTGTATATGGAAGGGCTGAAAGACTACGTAAAAGTGTATCGGCAGAGCGACCCCAAACCGCTGCTGGCCCTGACGAGTTTGAAAGCGCTCGAAGAGAAACTGCCGGTTGCGCAGTTCATGCGGGTACACCGGTCGTTCATCGTCGCCCTGGATCAGATCAACGCCGTCACGCGTAACTCCGTCCAGATCGGCTCGGCCACCATCCCCGTCAGCGATCAGTATAAAGATGCGTTTGGTACGTTTATCAGCCGGTGGATGTAG